GTGTCCTCCAGCTCCACAATCCCACCCACCCCACCACGCTCCTGCAGCGGGCCAATCAGATGCGTCTGAGCGGCACCttgtgtgatgtcatcatcacgGTGGACGGCCAGGAGTTCCCGGCGCATCGCACCGTCCTGGCCTGCACCAGCAAAATGTTCGAGATCCTGTTCCACCGCAGCAGCCTGCGCTACGCCCTCGACTTCCTGTCCCCGAAGACCTTCCAGCAGATCCTGGAGTACGCCTACACCGCCTCGCTCCAGGCCACGGCCGAGGACCTGGACGACCTGCTGTACGCCGCCGAGATACTGGAGATAGAGTACCTGGAGGAGCAGTGCCTGAAGGTGCTGGAGACCATCCAGgcggaggagacggaggaggtgGCGGTGAGGACTCACAGCTCCGGTGACCACGGCGACCACAGCCGGGCCAGGCACTGGAGGCACATGTTGATGTCCAAGAAGCATTCCATACAGGACGGACCCAACCGCATCACTCCCACCGCTCTGCACCACCTGGCGCTGTACCACATGACGGAGGGGAGCTCTCCCGGCCCGGAAACGGCTCCCGAATTGAGCCCCAAGCTGGACACGGAGGTAGACATGGAGAGCTCCCAGCAGACTCGGCGTCGAAGCGCAGAGTTGTCCCAGGCCTCATCCCTGGATCCCGGCAGAAGTATCAAATCAGAGAGCATGCAGGTGGATGACGCCAACGGCTGCGAGGGCAGGTCTTCCAGCACCGGGGAGGGAAGCTGCGTGTCAGACCAGGCCAGAGACGAGGGCCCGGGGACGCCCCTGAGAGGCAGCGTCATCACCAGCGCCCGAGAGCTGCACACGGGCCCCGAAGACGGGGGACAAGTGGTGGGGAACTCTCTCGACTCTTTCCCCGGGATCTCTGACAAACATCTGGCCTCCATATACTCTGTGCCCTCCCACCACACAGGGGAGGGGATGCTGCCGGTGCCCGTCTCGGTGGCCTCGTCCTTGGGCGTGCCTATGGACCCGAGGGCCTACGGCGGCCTCCTGCACCAAGGCTTGCTGCACAGAGAGCTCCTCAGCAGACTGGGCCAGTTTGCTGCAGGGATGAGGCACGAGGGCCAGGTTCAAGGCCAGCAGTGCTGTGGCGAGTGTGGGCTTCAGCTGCACAGCAGGCAGGCCATGGAGCAGCACAGGTAACATCCATCAACACCACTTTCCTGCAGCATCACACTATATTTAAAATCTATTTTAGCATCTTAAAGCAGCTGTGGGTAGAACTGGAGCAAatatagttaaaaaaaagttattttattaaaacggtcattatatcctgacagtagtgcatgagacaggtaatctgaaaaaaaaatcatgtgcctctgttttcctccggtgctcctaatggcatctgcaagatttcacagaccggaggaaaacaaccaatcagagctgacctggagccttgctgtctctgagcagctgtcaatcactcgccaactctgattaaacggtcaaactaggcggcgctgatcaaatatgaacagaatattgattcatatttgatcagcgctgcctagtttgaccgtttgatcggaggtcgcgagtgattgacagctgccttcgTTGAAtgagcagccaataggaacgctctctctctgaaagaacctgtgattggccaaagtctcttgtaacaggctagattttctaaagcctgaaaacagagccatgatgaggtgcagaagtctagttatctcttgagcacttgaattacaatatgctgaaaggttattatggaatttcctgcccaatgatgccaaaaacagtctgcctactgcaggtttaagtaatgGAAAATTACTGAAATCTGTATCCACTTGGGGTGCAACATCTAATAATCACATGTTGAATGCAAAAGAAAGAAGGCATAGCTTTAGTCACACTTCTACACTCACTGCTCAACATTTTACTGACATTCTTCCTGTTGCGTCTAATAAAAGATGTGAGGCATGTGCAGGTGCATGTCGGCTTGTGCGGTATGATGAATGTGAGCTAAGTAGTTGATTATGCGGTTAGGAAAAGCACTGGACACGTGTCTCTTGAATTGAACTGCTTCTTGGTCTGCTGGATCTCCTCCCCCCACACCCATCATGTTAAAATACCATGAGAGTTAAAAGCTGGAAGGAGCAACAGCAAATATGTTAATTTATTCTCAGGGACACCTGCTCTCATGTTTTAACAGTGAGACGTCTCGGGAAGTTTTGAATCGGGTCCTTGTGAGGGATTTGATATAAAGAGGCCCTGGTGTCGCTGTTATTTGCAAAGCTTTATTTTCTAAATTCTGTTTGATTATTTGTGCGGAAGCGTGCCTCACACAACAGGCTGTCTCGCAGGCTATTTGATATGCATTCCTTTGCATCAGTAGAGAGGAGCCTCTCAGCGGGGACCAGGCTGGACGCTTCAGCTCGATGATGGATAACTTCTGCTTCACGACCTGCTCTGTTGTTTTTCCATTCATTCCTCCTTTATTCACCAGCCTGTCAGTTTAGATTCTGTCATTGTACACAAAAAGTTACAGACGATCTCAACGACAACTCTCATTAACTTGATTGCAGATGTTTATAATTGTGCGTGCTTTGGCAGTTTGACTCATCCCTAATCATTAGAAACAAGAGAGCCAAAAGTCCTAATATGCAGTTAACTCGTGATTAGGATCAGAGCCTTCTCCCTGTCCGCGCCCGTGGCTGACATTTCAGCCTCGTGCCGCTTCCAGAGCTGTGTTGAAAAGCGCCCGGTGAAACAGAGCATCCTGTGGGATATTTAGTGATGCGCGTTGCTTACTCATGGAGACAGGCGGATGTCCGCAGGTTGAAGGAGTTGCATTGGTGGCACTGCTTAAGGATGTAATGAAGTTTTGTTTTGTAGGTCTGTAACCAGGTCACTGAGCACACACCTGGTCTGacattttgtagttttgttgctaaaAAAAGTTTCTCCTGGCACAGTTTTAGTGTGAAAAAGTACAGAAATTAAGCAGATTtggttttaatatatttttgctAAAGTCGTCCTTGTAGAATAGAGGAACAGAAATTAGAggaattatttaaaaattagaaatatgcaatattttttaaaggtgaTGCCTTCATAACAAAATGAAAACTAGTATTTGGGTCATTTTTAAAGGTTATAGGAATATTTTGCATGTGTTTTCAGTATTCTTAAAATAGTTAACTTAAAATGAATCATTGTCATTGCATCCTTTGTAGGGATTAAAATAATACCATTATATTTTTATggtattttttgcctttttaagtatttttggggcattttacatttttattatagtGGAGAGGAGACGGTAAATGAGTTGAGAGAGATGAGAATGAAATGCAACCAACCTGTCGAGCTGGACTGGTACTGGAGAGACGACGTGGTTACATGGTCAGCCCCTTAAACCCCTAGGGAAAATCTGAATCGGGTTTATTTAGCCAAGTATAAACATACAAGGAATTTTGACTCCAATTTTTATGCAGCTCTTTCAATGTACTTACAGcgaatagaaataacagaataaagaatacaataataaaaatataataaaaatcgAATGTCATATAAGGTCAAGTGTTCATACGAGTCAAGTGTTCGggagttgtaaacaatacaaattaagtaaagaaataaatactggatggatatacGTGGACTATATGATTATGTACTGCATGTACATGTGGAGATGTCTATATAGTAGGAGTAGGATTTATATATACAATGACAGGTATTTACAtaagactgtaaattatgatctaaaaatttgcaaaaatgtgcattaaagactaaattataatctacaaatgtgcaaaaatgtgcattaaaaacaCTGCAAGAATCCAGCAGTGGATATTTGGTGTTACAGGGTTGTTGACTGATGTCGAAGTGTTCGAAAAAAGGAAATTTATACATCGCTGTTACATGGTTGACACCTCAGAattcacaaaataaaagtctcatATGAATGCTCAAGTAAATTATCATCAATCAGATCTTTAAACTTACGgtaaaaaagccccaaaaacaAACCTGTCGGTGCTCCTGAGCATGTTGCTCCAAAATGATGATTTTTCCATGATATATTAATGTTGATCTCATGCATGCTAAGTGCCATCTCAGGACTCATCTATTATGACCACAGAGTCAGTGTGTTTAATAGCGGGGTCTTTTTAGGCTGTTAGCAGGGTGATATAAGGATAACAGTACAGATGCCTCGCATGCTTGGATGTgtgtgatatgatatgatagGTTTTGCTGCCGGCTGAGCTTCAGCGAATCATCGTCTTTTCTCCTATTCATTGCGGTTAcaggagaagtgtgtgtgtgtgcatgttgagCTGCGGGTGTGAGTTTGCGCGCATGTGCTtggtgtgtgttcttgtgtgcATGCCCAGTGTCTTGCAGTGCTGGCGGGTGGAGGCACGCGTATGTCTGCACTCTGAAATTAGCCAGATATCCTATTGTCTGTGTTCTTTTAGCATTCATGCGTTGTGATTCACAACTCCAAGGGCCTCTTACACTAATGATGTTGCATTCAGCGAGGGATTCTTGCCGGAATTAAAACATGCTCCTCTTGTTACGAGGACAATGATGCTTCTGGGTTTGGGAGACcttacagaaaaaagaaaaaaaatcaacagaagCGAGATACTTTTATTATCACAAGTGCGTTCTCGCTCTGTTCTCTGTTAACACGCTCGTGTTTGTCTTTTCCAACAGGAGGCTGCACACCGAGGAGAAAGGCCACGGCTGCGAATACTGTGGCAAACACTTCCAGGACAGCATGCGGCTAAGGATGCACATGCTGTCTCACACAGGTACTTAGTAACTCTCACGCTCTCATCTCAGAGTATTCAGTGCTCATGAGCCTCTTGATAGTGCGGCCTTTCAAATGCACCTGTTCATACTACAAcaccctcccccccccacctccgcctcctcctACCGGTTAGTGCTGCTCCGAATACTTGGATCATGCTTTCTTTTCCATGTTTAGGTCTATGtacctctccctccctctcctctccgtcGCTCTCTAGTCTCCCTCTCCGTTTGAAtcgtttctgtgttttttcggAGACTCTGGCAGCTCGCCAGCTCTGCCCCTTCtgagtgatgacatcatcagctgCCGGCAGGCCTGGGTGTTCTGCCAGTGTTCCGAAGCGTGTGTGATGGCTCGCTCGCAGATGTGTGTCCAGGAACACACTGTACCCAAATGCAGACTTAATCAGACCTGACTGCTCTCCCAGCTACTTTATCCAAAATAGAGAAAGAGGAGcagagggggtgggggtgggtgaGGCGGGGGGACgggtgaggaggaggggggaggatcAGGGActaaaaatgaaactaaaacagAAACCTCAGTTGGAATATGTGTATAGACAAGGCGAGGTCCCTGTCCCTCCCCGCCTGCTCTCTCTGAGGATTGTTCGGGAATGACATACTGCTGACAGATGAGAGAATCTGCTTCTTTAAACTTCACCTGAGTCGTCCCTTTTATACCCTCCGCATAACCctaaacacacatgcatcacTCGCAGACCTTCGACAACACGCTTTGATTTTCAATTCCAAGTGACATCCACAACAGCAGCACCTTTAACCTAATTTGAATTTTTTGCATAAACTCTCCCCATCCTGATGTGTcaacccataatactacaaaaaaaaaagagagatgtgGATCTCATTTCTTTGTCACTGTGTATTTCGGTATAGCAGCCTTAGATCCCGCTGGTTGCTAAGGAGCGAGTGCTCCACTGCTCTAATGGGCTGATTTGGTATTCAGCTCGATGCTGGCTCTTATTTTGGTATGCCAGACAAAGTGTTTTGATGGAGGACGATTGCAGCCGCGTCTGGAGACAGTTTGATGGTTTATGGATGAGAGCACACTCCGTGCCTTTGACTGCACAAGACAATGCACTATGTTCTCTTCTTCCCTTATCACACAAtctcacacaacacaacacaccgCACTGGACAGCGTCACACAACATCAGCATCTACAACACTGTTCCAGTGTTACTCCCATACAAGACTACACTCCAccaagttttattttttgctcCGTGTAACAAAACGCACCGTTCCCAAACAGTAACCGGTTtgttttcaaaaattgttgtttttagaaATGAACAGATTggggcttctttttttttgttattttgcgGCACTGGGAACAGTGGCACACTGTCTGTGTATAGAGGCATCGTAAGAGTTGAAAGAGGACCACATTTAGGCTGTAGCGCTCAGAGTTCCCAAAGCTTGTGGGTGTTTTAATGAGTCATTTTAACTTCATTTAAAGCCAGCTGAGCAGAAAATAGATCAGTGAATGAGCCCTGGGCCAGTATGGATCTGCAACCGATTTACATCTCTGTGAGAGCCAACCCACATCCAAACAgctgtgtgtgcgcgtgtgtgtgtgtgaaagagcatgtgtgtgtgtgtgtgtgtgtgtgtgagagaaagcatgtatgtgtgtgtgcgtgtgtgtgcatatctgtcctatgtgtctgtctgtgcaggtGTGAGGTGAGTGCAGAACAAGGATTGAACATTTCTGCAAGCAGTATGCATACTTGTCTCTTTCATGTCTTCATCAGAATAGACAAGGGCATTCCAAAGGTGAACTGGGAACTGTAGTTACAGTGCATGCGATGGGATTTGGGGTGTTGActctgaagtgtttttttttttttttttttttttttttgataaagGGATGTGCCGCAGGCGGAAAGCGTCTGCTGTAGAGAGAACACCCAGTCCTTCTGTGGCCTCTCAGGCAGACAGTCTGCTCACTGTTCAGAGACTGATAACAGGGCACGGTAAATAAAACTCTTCAGCTCGGCTCTTTTTTGTCGAGAAGAAGGGCCGTTGCACCCTGTCTGGTGCTTTTGTTTGTCCTGGGTTGAGTTTTTTTTACGGCGCTTTCCTCCGCTCCATTGTACTCTGCGCATTTTGCTTCCTTGTGTTAACACCTGAAAAGCACAAGTGTGTGACAAGCGAGGCTCTTTGGTGACTTTTGAAATACGGCGCCTTTGTTTCTCCATcttgttgctttttttcccccacagttCTCTTTAAATGCCAAATTAACTGACTTAACTCTACAATTACAAACACACGTGTTTGTGTTTACTGTCTGATTGAGAAACCTTATTATCAATTTGATTTTATCTACAGCTCCTGCAGAGGCGCTGGTGTGTGATCAGTGTGGAGCGACATTCTCCTCCGAGGATGCTCTGGAAGCCcacaggcaaacacacacaggtactttacaaacacacacacacacacacacacacacactatgtcTAACCTGGACAGCATGCTTTGAACTGTCGAGTAAGCCGCGACTACGGGACTTGTGATGGTGGGTCTAAATTTGCCTGTCATGCTGGCTGGGTTAAACTGTTCCTGTCATGATGCTCCATAATTTATCAACACGGAGGTGGGAGGCCCTCTCACATATCACCCACTAATATCTCTTGGCATCCAAACCCACTGCATGCCACTTTGTCACAGCCGAAGCTTTACAGCGCCAGCATTACAGTTTCACAGACATACTATCCTCACCTCCTGCCTGTGGAATTATTTACACGCACACTCAACAACAAGACGAACACCTGCCGTTTTTCAATAATCTCAAAttaagaaaatgtttgttttacaacattaacaGTTGGCTTCAGGATGCATCTTAAAAAGTTATGTTTTTTGGCTGAGCGGCTGCACAAACCTGGATAGTGACTTGGGATTTGCAATCTGGGCTCTTAAAAGTTTGGAACAACCTGCCTGAGGAGCTGAAGTCGTTTTCATCTCTTAAATCAATTTTTAAAAGCCACATTAACAGACTTCTGTATTATTAGTAGCCAGCAAGCAGTAACAACGTGCTTTATAGGAAGAGGAAAAGGGAAACAAGGAGATAAGACAATATATTAAATAAGGAAAATTAAGTCTCTAATCTATTAAATAGGAGCTATAATGtccagaaaaagaaaacaaatggcTTTCAAGAGTAGCGTTTTTTTAATCAGTCAATTAGTATTTGTATTACTATCATCAggagtattattattacttctgGTGCCACTTTATCATTGGAGTAGAGTTATAAAGGTTCTATACAGTGAGTTGTCAATAACAACCTTATTGATGGTCAATAAGTAATTATTACTTTCTCAACTTTAACTTTTTATCAGTAAAACCCTGGTGAAGCATAAAAACATGCAGATTTTAATGTAAGATACATAAAACATGATACATTTGCTAAATTCACCACACAAGCTAAAGTAAAACAATTTACATCAGTGTATCAGTTAAAatccccaaaaaataaaaaggtataaggtagggctgtcaacgttaacgtgataacagGTTAACGCAAAGCtcgtcacaaaggaggctaaataacgttccaaatttacgctaaattttggcgaggaaaaactggcatggccattttcaaaggggtcccttgacctctgacctcaagatatgtgaatgaaaatgggttctatggataatagtcaagtcagcacactgacagctgttgttgccagttgggcttgagtttgccatgttatgatttgagtatatatatttttttatgctaaatgcagtacctgtgagggtatttgtcattgttttgtattgttaattgacttccaataataaatatatacatatgtttgcataaagtaagcatatttgcccactcccatgctgatacgagtattaaatacttgacaaatctcgctttaaggtacattttgataagATAAAGAATTTGCAATtagtgattaatcacgattaactattttaatcgatctacagccctagtttaaggacatttttcagatgcCAGGTTGTGTGCctacattttagcatttttggTTGGTAAATATTTTCTTGCTTTGtatttttatgactttgtttGACCCCTGACACGACTCACaatataatttattacttaaagataagataagataagaggaacctttattaatccccggagggaaattcagttGTCAAAGGCTGGTTGGTTTATTTTAAAGTAGAGttgaaatgattaatcgattagtcgattgacagaaaattaactattttgataattgattaatggtTTATGTAATATTTTAAGCAAAAAAGACGAACATGTACCGTTTCCAGCTTCTCTAATGTCaacatttgctggttttcttcgCCTTCTTTAAGAGTAAAATGAATATctttggttggacaaaacaaacaatttgaagacatcatcaTGCTCTGGGAAATTAGGAATGAACAGTTTTCCCTATTGTCCAACATTGTATGGACTAAAAGTTTCATTatttcaataatgaaaataatggttagttgctgCCCCATTTTAAAGAGGACAAAAAACCCATGACCCAGTTTCTCCacacaataataacaaacaacaaCGAACATGATCAGTCGAATATGAAGCCACAACCTGGCGAGTTCTAAAGCATTGATGACTGGTTTAGTGCCATTGATAAAATCATTATTGACAACCTCTATAGCCTTAATGAGTATTCCTTGTAGTAAAGTGGCACTTTACTCTTTAATATTAGCCCATTATCTTGAAGTGAGAAAGACTTAACAACGCTTGTTCAACTCAAAACTCTCCAACTGTGAGAAAAAGCTGCATTGTTGTCAGACGATACATATGCCTGACAGTGTCTGAATCCACACCTTTTCTGCTACTGTCAGAGAAAGGTGATAACCCTCTCAGGAGCATTGGCATGTAACTGTAACTCCAGGTGGCACACACAGTATGAATACTTAATGAATGTGGACATGGAGGGGTGTTAACGATGCCCAGAAGTTTCTACCCTCATCTCCCCGACTTGTAAACATCCAGAGCTCGGTTTCAGCTTGGCACTGTATCCGGAGCAGGGTACAGGAGGGCATTACTCTCTCATTTTGTCGTGATCTCAGCTCGCTCTTCTGTGACGCATGACCCTTTTTACTGACTCTTGGCTCCTGCAGCCTATACTGACATGAGCTACAGGTAATTTAAATCAGCTGTGTCGAGGATATGCCCCaagatttaaatgtaatatcATTTTATTCCTCCTAAAAAACACGGGATCTTTCAGTGCCGATTGTGCCGCTTTAATTTGCCATGTGGCATAACCAGTGAGCCAAATGAGTTTCCTCTTAACAGATTAACACTTGTCAGACCTCAGCAGCTGCAACACTGCTGCCCACCTCCTCTGCAAATGGAAATAACACCACTTTTGGGAGACCTTACTCTGAAGCAATTTGGCAACACCGGCTACAGTGAACGTCTCTTAAGCTATTTTGATATGTCAGAGGTGAATGGCCGTGGGTTGCTGAAGTTAGAGATCAAAGAAGAGGGGGTGGGGGATTTGGGGGCGGAGTGGACTGTGGGAAGGGAAGGGGGTAGGGGGCATGTGAGGACTTCCTGAGGGCGAGAGGATTGCTGGTGTTGGATGCCAGGACTGAGGGGGAAAACAACATCATGTGCTGCTGTTTACTCCTCACCACAGCACTGTCATAGTCTCCTCTGACCTACTTGTCAGCGCCCAAAATAAAAGAATGGATCTGTCTCCGAATTGCTCTCACAACAAAAGGGGTTTGTTTCATCAGAGCAAGTCAAGGGCTCTGGGGCACCGTGCTCTCAATTTTGGAAAACCCAAGACTGGAGCTTATCTACGGCGCGCACAAAAATTGACTGTATACAGGACGCTTCGAGCTATTGCCGGCTGACCATTTTGCCACCTTGCCTTCAAGGCAAAAGGCCATAAGAGTGCTGCTTTTGTGTACTCACAGCAGCTGCACTGTTTCCACACAttacaggctgcttcaccaAGTGAATAATATTACCGTCTGTCCGAGCCCTAATTAAACGGCCCTGTAGTTCATTCAGATACAGCCCGCGCTTTACAATGCGGACCTTTTAAGCTCGCCTAATTGTGTGTCCGTCATCATACTGCACCCTCCTGTTAATACCCAGTTGTAATTCATACAAGCCTTAAACTGAATTGAACTGTGCTCTGTTTGGCCCCGGTTTTTATTTGCACTCGCTGTCCTGATACACAAAGCCCCATGAAGCCCTGTCATTTCACGTAGAGTGAAATATAGCAGATAGGGGATAATATTGTAAACGTTCTAGGAATCGAGGCGAATGAGACCGCGTGTGACCTCAATGAACCGATCCATGGAATGGTGGTTAAACACAAGCAACGTATCTCTTGTTGCATTAATTATTAAGTCGGTTGTTCCTCACTCGGGTAGATTAGCAGTCTGCTGATGAGCGCCCGGGGTTGTTTAAGGTACTGGAgcgttctgtgtgtgtgcgccgcAACCACTGGGAGCCGTGTGCATGAGCACATACAGTAGTGTGTCATGTAAGGTCTAGCAC
The Sebastes fasciatus isolate fSebFas1 chromosome 7, fSebFas1.pri, whole genome shotgun sequence genome window above contains:
- the zbtb16b gene encoding zinc finger and BTB domain-containing protein 16-A isoform X1, with protein sequence MGVLQLHNPTHPTTLLQRANQMRLSGTLCDVIITVDGQEFPAHRTVLACTSKMFEILFHRSSLRYALDFLSPKTFQQILEYAYTASLQATAEDLDDLLYAAEILEIEYLEEQCLKVLETIQAEETEEVAVRTHSSGDHGDHSRARHWRHMLMSKKHSIQDGPNRITPTALHHLALYHMTEGSSPGPETAPELSPKLDTEVDMESSQQTRRRSAELSQASSLDPGRSIKSESMQVDDANGCEGRSSSTGEGSCVSDQARDEGPGTPLRGSVITSARELHTGPEDGGQVVGNSLDSFPGISDKHLASIYSVPSHHTGEGMLPVPVSVASSLGVPMDPRAYGGLLHQGLLHRELLSRLGQFAAGMRHEGQVQGQQCCGECGLQLHSRQAMEQHRRLHTEEKGHGCEYCGKHFQDSMRLRMHMLSHTGMCRRRKASAVERTPSPSVASQADSLLTVQRLITGHAPAEALVCDQCGATFSSEDALEAHRQTHTGTDMAVFCLLCAKRFQTQKALQQHMEVHAGMHSYICSHCERPFPSHTTLKRHLRSHTGDHPFECEFCGSCFRDDGTLRGHKRIHTGEKPYECNGCGKRFSLKHQLETHYRVHTGEKPFECKLCHQRSRDYSAMIKHLRTHNGASPYQCTICQDFCPSLAAMQKHMKTHKPEDVPADWRIEKTYLYVCYV
- the zbtb16b gene encoding zinc finger and BTB domain-containing protein 16-A isoform X2, producing MGVLQLHNPTHPTTLLQRANQMRLSGTLCDVIITVDGQEFPAHRTVLACTSKMFEILFHRSSLRYALDFLSPKTFQQILEYAYTASLQATAEDLDDLLYAAEILEIEYLEEQCLKVLETIQAEETEEVAVRTHSSGDHGDHSRARHWRHMLMSKKHSIQDGPNRITPTALHHLALYHMTEGSSPGPETAPELSPKLDTEVDMESSQQTRRRSAELSQASSLDPGRSIKSESMQVDDANGCEGRSSSTGEGSCVSDQARDEGPGTPLRGSVITSARELHTGPEDGGQVVGNSLDSFPGISDKHLASIYSVPSHHTGEGMLPVPVSVASSLGVPMDPRAYGGLLHQGLLHRELLSRLGQFAAGMRHEGQVQGQQCCGECGLQLHSRQAMEQHRRLHTEEKGHGCEYCGKHFQDSMRLRMHMLSHTAPAEALVCDQCGATFSSEDALEAHRQTHTGTDMAVFCLLCAKRFQTQKALQQHMEVHAGMHSYICSHCERPFPSHTTLKRHLRSHTGDHPFECEFCGSCFRDDGTLRGHKRIHTGEKPYECNGCGKRFSLKHQLETHYRVHTGEKPFECKLCHQRSRDYSAMIKHLRTHNGASPYQCTICQDFCPSLAAMQKHMKTHKPEDVPADWRIEKTYLYVCYV